Genomic segment of Syngnathus acus chromosome 10, fSynAcu1.2, whole genome shotgun sequence:
TAAACTGTGAGTCGAGTACACTAGAATAGGAGTCAAGTCTTTTTCACACCAACTGTAAAAGTCATCAGCCGGCTTGAACGGGAAAAGCTTTGCACTAGCCAACTGTTGTTTGGAAATCAATTTTGTACAAATTATATGCAGACGTTTGTAGACTTGTCAAGGGCAAATACGAGCTTTGTTTTCCTGTACATACACTAACATATagatatactatatatataaagtatatccCGTGTAAAGACAAggtgaaccttttttttttgtacacttgtttttgtttcctccaCTGTAGTGccactaccccccccccccccccccccaatttcTCTTTGTATGTTCTGTACCTCTCTTCCATCCTAATGTCCATGCTGATTTTTtccagatttttaaaaatgcagtcATGTAGTTCTTTGTAAGTCACTGTTCAAGCACCAGTttagcaaaataaaagctttccaTCCTGGCAGGTGATTCTTGATTTGTGTTCCAACTTCCAACTGCCTAGGCTACACTGCCATAAGTTTAAAAATATCCTCTTTATATATTAACTTTATTTCCACTATAATTTTTCcaacgttttttgtttgttctggaATTACCCAAATGCGTTGTGTGTGCCTTTATTGGCCAATAAGTGGACATGACTAATATATTAAATCACCTGACTTGTAAAGAGAATGTAAAAAAGTTGTTCTTGCTTGCCCTCCGGTTCATTCAAAAGATatgttcaaacgaatcgttcaacgaatcgccccccccccacacacacacactgacccgtttgtttttgtttttttaacttcaacacacacaactaagcaatacaccagacaaaaaacaatcaagtaaaCACACGGTAATGTCAACGGCaatgcacacatttttctctatATTACAACATCCCGTGGGAACAACatacatcaaacaatacaacattttaggtctatatatagatgtaatttagacgtctataaaataacctaaaataacctaatttagacgtctattttaggtctatatatagacctaatttagatgTCTGtaaaataacctaaaatattCTAGTATAGACGTCGTTGAAATAACCTAATTtagaacgagtcgtgaattgcatttcccgttcaccaactgaaccgatctgtgagtgaacgagtcagtgagtgagtgatttgcatttccagttcatcgcgagaacggatcagtgagggaacgaatcctgactttcccgttcgcgagcgagttaatgggtgaactgccttcccgtgcatcaacggatcagtcagtgaacgtgttgcgtctcctggggtgaactatgtaagccagaatgtagatttacgatttgccaaggaaagaaagaaccactcactgaaacaccacttcttgtatgcacgttttcttcaagataacggctaactttattgcatgaagggatgcgccgttatgcaacaacggggagattatgcttctctttgggtaatcttgattttataacacttataattgtttttaaataacatgtatgcatatacaggcctgtctcagaaaatttgaatattgtgataaagttctttattttctgtaatgtaattaaaaaaacaaatgtcatacattctggatccattacaaatcaaccgatatattgcaagccttttattattttaatattgctgattatggcatacagcttaagaaaactcaaatatcctatctcaaaatattagtatatgataaaaaaagtatactagtatGGTATTTAACTtatcacttgaatcgtctaattaactcgaaacacctgcaagggtttcctgagccttgaaaaacagcttggttcagtaaactaaatgacAAGTATGgaactttatcacaaaattctaattttctgagacagtcctgtgtatgcatacacgttatttaaaaactactataagtgtcataaaatcaagattacccaaagagaagcataatttcgccgttgttgcataacggcgcatcccttcatgcaataaagttagccgttagcttggagaaaacgtgcatacaagaagtggtgtttcagtgagtggttctttctttccttggaaaatcgtaaatctacattctggtttacatagttcacaccaggagacgcaacacgttcactgactgatccgttgatgcacgggaaggcagttcacccattatctcgttcgcgaacgggaaagtcaggattcgttccctcactgatccgttctcgcgatgaactggaaatgcaaatcactcactcactgactcgttcagggaagttacgtcattttcttcttcgttttgttttacggcgaggtggcaccagcttcaatgcgcattactgacacctactggttgaggtcatatgaactgaaaaaagaacgaatcactttagggagtgattcgttcactctcgttcactgaaaaaacattcgttcactcacgagccaacactagtgGGGACTCACTTGTCCGGGACGGGCGTCCATCCCAAGTGTTTCCGCGCATGCACgctcaaaagcatttttagttgacATTTGCGTTCCTCTGATTGCTGGAGGATGACATCTGCATCCACCCGACTGTACTGCATGAGCGGCGGACATCACCTCCAGATTCTCCCCGACGGGACGGTCCACGGCCAGAGGGACGACACGGACGTTTACAGTAGGATGAGGCGTTCACGGACTCTCTGTACATTACAAAAATCCTGTAACATCCAACTGAAACCCtatattaaaacaatattgcATATTTTACTGCTTattacaatttgttttattattaaaaacgATTGCATatgacattattttaaataaaacaaaatatttaaagtaGCTTCATGTATGCAGTTATAAACCAATTTAAAACCTCGCTGACAGCACGAGCCAAGACTGACAACTACAACACGTACAAGTCCCAGAAGTATCAGGTGGACAGCTGGTATGTAGCGCTGAAGAGAAATGGGAAACCTGAGCTGGGTCCCCGAACTCACATTGGACGAAAGGCCATCTTCTTCCTCCCCCGCCGGCTGGATTGAAACATTCACCCAAATATGCTTATCAAAAATTGACCTGATTGAATGAAAACCTGTCTGTCACCTAGTAGCCGTTCTGTGAAGCTAACCATTCAAGTAGACATTAACAGCAGTTTATTACTTTATAATTGTAATTACTTGTGTTCTTGCTGTTCACTAACCAACACAACTGATTAATATTTAACACCAAGTATGTGACAGACACACTAACCAGGTAGCTGCTCACAAAAACACCTTGGTCAGATATAGATGAcgcattattttttcaaagtgttcataTATTAAGACTATGTCctgtatatgaaataatttgttAAAATGTGTCGTGTGAAATGTCAATCTAATGAATAGACATTTCCTAAAGAATTTAGAAATATACTACGAATACTGCAGCAATCTTGCTGAATatactgccacctagtggtcATTTCGTGAACTGCATAATACTCATTCTCAGTTCTCTGCCTAATGTGAAAGTGTTTTGTGAAAAGGGATAATGATTAAATATGCTGCATACCACAGTGCCTTTTTGCAGCCTTAGCAAACAGGAACTCAAGAGCACTCAGAAAAACGCAATATCATAGTGACATTTATTGAACTAGGTCTTCCCTTCCGTACAGCGTCAGGACAACAAAACCTCATCGATGTCACTCTACATCACTTTAAATGAGCATCAAAGCTGTGACAGTGAAGTTGAACTAATTTCCATTTCAATTGAAGGTGAAATCATTAAggctaaaaagaaaacagttgtGCTTCAATGGAGAATCCTTCTGACAGGCAAATCAGAATTTTCATCAGACTTAAACTTGAGGTCAAAAGATGATTCCTCAGTCAAAGTGCGCCTGCATATGACATTCTTTGATAAAGTTCTCGCTCTACCCACAGGATGGCAAGCACCTTGGCCGTGCTCATTTTCAATTCCATGAAAATAAACGAGATCACAAGGTTAACAAAGTTACATTGAGAGTCAAGTGCGGGCATCCAATAACAAAGTGGCAAATACTTCCCACTTTGTTGTGATGCCATTAACAAGTGACTCAGAAGATTAACTTtattcatttgtcattgggggAGCCTAAATCTTGTTCTTTTACATCTCACACTGAATTTAAATCCATTTTAAagactaaaaatatttaatctgAATGGTTAAACATCAAAATGGGCAATAACCACATGTGACACAAGGGTGCAATTTTGGACGCTGCACCTGAGTTGTACAAAACATGCATTACGAGCATGTACATTGAAccagtgattcccaaccactAATGTGCCACGGAAAAATTCCACTAAACTGGTCTgaaagttatttatttaccacAAATAATATGTTCATATAGTGGCAAGCAGAACAAGTAAATGCTCTTCCACTGGATGTCAGAAGCCACATTTAATCTGTACTTTTTTGTGACGTTTGTCTGTTTTGGTGCTATAtgccttggctcaataaaggttgggaaacactgcactGTTGGGACATACATCCTGTGTCCCGGAACCTTTTGTCCACGTATCGTTActtggagagagaaaaaatgccCTGAATGAGTCACTTGGGGCAGGAGACAACACTGTTAACCCTCAAGCTAACAGTTGAGTGAGCTATGTGGGCGGAGCTGTGCAAGTGTGTGAACAGCGCCTATATAACAGTCACAATAAAACCATGAGGTGGCGCTATAGAGTGAGTGAGCTGCATGCTTATATGGCGCATGTTGAATCATAAAGACCTGTTGAGACGTCCAGCCTCTCCTTGGAGAGCAAGAGTCATGCTTGTAATTCTAGCAAAGCAATAATAAGGCATCACTTATTAAACGTTACACACAAGATGTAGCTAACATGCGTCGCTAATGACTGACTACACTGAGGGACGAGTACTGCTAACCGCTTTCCGAgaatacaatggcaaacaaaaaGTCGACTATTTCCTCAAATGGTTTCATTCGCTACAGAGCCGTCTTGATTACTGCGTCGTGTCATGTCCTCGGCCTCCACATCCGATCAGCTGGATTGAGAAAATAGAAATTATCAAACAGGAATAATTTGTGTTTAATGAGGAAAAGTGACATTTCAACAACTTCTTCATGTTAGAGGACATGTGGAAAATGTACTGGAGTTTCATACGCACATATACTGTCGCGAGAGTACAAACCGTAAATcgcaaaaaagcatttttcacTTGTCCGAAAATGTCGGTCTGCACTCCCGCCTGACTTCAAGCCGCACTCACCTCGGTCTAATAGATGAAGAGCACCCTTGTTCGGGGTAGATTGGCGTAGGTGGGATCAGCCAGCTTGCGCACTCGGGAGTAGTTGACAAAGCCTCTTACGAACAGCATGAAGCCTGCAATGCAAACATTGGTAAAGCGTAGCTAGCATTTTgtccaaaagaagaaaaaaacagttttaaatGTAGTTTTTACTCACCCAAGGCCAGGAACACCCACCACAACCAGTACTGGCCATCAAAGTAGCCAGGGAAGTAGGTGGAAAACTACGAAGAGCAGCCATCGACAAATCAAAACACGAGCTACAGTCGGCATACATAATTAATCCGAACTATTTCTCACCCTGACGATAAGAACCCATTTGATGAGGGACAGGCCAAAGCCTGAAATGGCTCCGTATCGACCGGCAGCTGACGTGGTCAAACAGAAGGACAAGAAGAAGCCGATCCAGTTGAAGAGGAATGCcactgaaagacaaaaactctgacattttcttttgctgtcAAAGATTGTGGAAGTTGACATGATTTGCTTTCgagggccacataaaaagGTGTAGAGGACCACGTCtgacccccgggccttgagtttgacacctgtgatcttGCGCCTTCCTAAGAGTTCTAGTAGCATGCAGATGTTAACTTGGTCAGTTTTGTCTCACGTCATTTTGCCGTCAACAGACAATGCTGAAGTAGAatgaggagcttcatttagacGCCTTTGCCCTAATATCAAAGTCGTGCTTTGACGCCGTCTTGTGGAAAGTTTCTTACTGAAGAAAGTGAGCATGAATATGCCGTCATTGCCTATCCGCAGCTGGTCGGCATCTTCAAAGTCGTCTCGGGCCACAAATTCATCCTCCTGCAAGCAAATAGTTGATTAAGTGATGCGGCAGCGAACAAATGAGCGGAGCGAAGAAAGTACCGTGACTCTTCCGGTGACGAGGGGGACGGCAGCCTCCGCTTTGCTTCGCTCCGCTTCGTCGTAGGACGGCAAAGTGGTGGCCACGCTGTAGGATGGAGGGTTGGGGAATCTGCCGCCATCTTCCTTATATTCAAAGAAAGCTGGCGAGGAGAAAGCTCTTTTGTCATGAAACTGTTCATTTTGCTAAAAGTGTGCTTTTGCATTTAACACCGTCATGAGGAGAAGCAGTTcaataaatggatggattgacgGAACATATTCTTACGTCGCAAACTAGCATCGCTCATAACCTCAAAGCATCTTATTTCTCTTAGCCGCAATCGAGGACCTTTTGTAAATGGTAATTTACTAAAAGCAGAGCAGAGtggaaaagggggggggggggggggatacatTAGAGTGGAATGCATCCATTACTGTTAATGGTCCATTCCATTCAAGGCAAGACTTTCATGTGGCTGTCGTCCAGCGGCCGCCTTTGTGTTTTGCCCAAACACAACGGAGGGCAGTCAAGTGAGTCAGTGGACTCGCATCCATTTACAACATGTATGGTCTGTCCACAAATTACACTACTGGTGGAGATTTGGCATCCATGTTTTCGCAcattaattcattaattacAGTAAGAACAATTCAAGTTGATGtgaacaaatatttgtccttgagaaagaaaatggatggatggatggatggatggatggatggatggatggatggatggatggatggatggatggatggatgactaaTTAATTCCTAATGTACAGCAGAAACAAACTTTTAATATCAAGGCCAATGCATTCCATTTTAGTAGTTCAATTCAAAATGGGAAACTCAAAAGCACTTTTTCAAAGattcagcacacacacacggtaaaatatgtttttgtttcccccaAATTATAACAATTACAATTTACACCTAAATAACACGAAGAACTTTTAAACACCAAAATCAGATATGAATTGGCCTATACGCAGCAATTTCAATGCAAGTGTAAAATAAATCGGCGCTATATCAGAATTCTACTCCGAATTGAACTGTTCTACAATAGCGTGATTAATTGAGTCGCACCAGTACCAACTTGGAGGTCTACTGTACGTATGAGATGAGGCAGACGAAAGCTGCCGAACCTGCATTAGCTGCTTCGACGCTGGTGTAGGGCGGTGGCGCATCCGGGGAAGGACCCTCTTCGGACGTCGGGAGCGGCTCCTCCTCGTTCACCAGCTGAGTGATAAGGAACAACGTGTCAATACCAGACCAAAGCTCCACATGCTGACGAGGAGGAATGCGTCAAATATCACCTATCGATCAACAGGATAATGACCAAATCAATATTTAAAGTGCATAATGTTCAACTGAAACAAGCATAgggaaaattattttacttATAATCGTGACAGTAGAATAGATAATGGATAAGATGATCAATGACAAATTTTAATCAGAGGTGGAATTATGTGCCACTAAAGGTATTTTTGACTGATTATCTACTTTTTTCTAGCACATTATGTTTTTGAGAGGTTTTACCTTGCAATATAGATTTTGTTTATAGCTATGACGTTTCATAAAATAGTCCACTTGTTGCTAAACCTAACTCTTAATTCATAAATGTTACTTAAACTGTATTACATCTTATATAGTTATTGCATTATTATGAACACCTGATGCGCTAGAGAAAAAACTTGGGCAGATTCGAAATCAGCACAAACAAATTCATCTATAAAAATGAACTAGAATTTCTAATTATTATATGTAACAATTTGTTGACCAGAGTTAATTTCATCAACTAAATTTGAGGACAAACATTGCATGAACAGACAAACGCCCGGTTTACATGTTAATGGTGCTCAACCAATTAAGCGGCTGGCTCATTTGATCAAATGAAATTAGAACATTAGAAACTGGCCAATTGTcttagttgtttttattttgttgctctTTCTTGGTTACTTCCACAATTGCACATTACAACACAAGATAAACATGatgaaatgcaaacaaaaggcAATGTTTCTCTCATCTAAAATCTAGCTAGTGAAGGGCAACGTACTGCAAAACTGTCAAATGTTCTGCCTgcatttcatatttcatatcATTACTAAACTTGGTAATGTTAACAATTTCTATATTTGAATTAGTCTACCGATGAATGTCTTTTCTGTGAATCCGATTTATTCTTCCAAATGTCGTAATTGGCccccccagaaaaaaaatccatattagTCAGGCCCTACTTCGCTCGATGGTAATGATTTATATGGTTGCAAGATGTTATGCTCTTAAATCAGTGTAGTTTGTATTCTATGACATTGTTGATGAATGACATTTCAAGTTGTTTCTTTGGAAAATAACACTGGGTTGCGGTTAGCGAGACgtagctaatgctaactgaCGCAGGATGGTGCTAATATGTTGTCAAATGCGCTTGACACACGGATCGTGATGCGTTTCAAGTGTTTTGTGCACGATCCAATAGAAGCAAAACATTATCAAATGCGACGCGTTTCTTAACGCCAATGACAGGCTAAGCTAGCGGGAGCAAATATCAGGCTAGCGTCGGTTGATTATGCTGAGCTCGACTTTACCTCTTGATATCTGACGTTGCTGTTTTGCTCAGCCATCGTAAACGCCTTGTGTTGATTCAAATAACCTCTTCCGACCCAGGAGGGCAAAATACGTTGAAGAAGAACGGCCCTCGCCGATGAACGAGGGGCTGTTAGGCTGCCTTAAGTCGGCCGGCCACCTTTTTCCTTCACGAGCTCCTCCAACTAGGTCTGATGATGCATTCACGGCTTTCGGAAATTGCGCAATGGATTGTTGTCACGTCACAGATAATCGAATTGAGCACAAATCTGGAAACAAACTAAACACCACAAGTTGCATTGTCTGATATTCGAAATATTAGGCAGCCTGAGGTCATCAGCTGGAGTTGTATAAACCgtctcatcattttttttcctgtaaagTCCAGATAATGAAGAGTTCCTGGTGTAAGTAAAGGTAACACGAGTTGAGGGACAAGAAGATTGCGAAtcattttattataaatgtgcaAGAGCAGTAATAACCAAAGATTTGTTTAACCAGTCCCGCCCCATGCTTTACTGCCCCATGCTTTACTGCTAAAATATACATGAATTattggaactttttttttttttttaatgcatgatCCCAAAAATTGTACAAAGCATCCTTATTTGTTGGACTCTACATCGGGTAACTCTACCAGCTTGTTGTGCACATACATCATCCCTacaggagagaaaaacaaaaga
This window contains:
- the ndfip1 gene encoding NEDD4 family-interacting protein 1, with amino-acid sequence MAEQNSNVRYQELVNEEEPLPTSEEGPSPDAPPPYTSVEAANAAFFEYKEDGGRFPNPPSYSVATTLPSYDEAERSKAEAAVPLVTGRVTEDEFVARDDFEDADQLRIGNDGIFMLTFFMAFLFNWIGFFLSFCLTTSAAGRYGAISGFGLSLIKWVLIVRFSTYFPGYFDGQYWLWWVFLALGFMLFVRGFVNYSRVRKLADPTYANLPRTRVLFIY